A genome region from Erigeron canadensis isolate Cc75 chromosome 3, C_canadensis_v1, whole genome shotgun sequence includes the following:
- the LOC122593030 gene encoding uncharacterized protein LOC122593030 isoform X2, producing the protein MVEDNMGLQSGALSKGKGKGPCRNLNLEAEFAKRGRLSIDFDTRNLKTWQAMGLNYSMYKSLIGTLVRHIPQTYDCWDHVPTRFKLDHFIHIPNPEDPIKQGFKLCVDRDCSVSALKEPVQEFPSWNKLFPRGYVAGGLESFVGVLPEGGLGQEVGDKQHEQGQARSCGDPWS; encoded by the exons ATGGTGGAGGATAACATGGGGCTGCAAAGCGGCG CCCTAAGCAAGGGAAAGGGGAAGGGGCCCTGCCGGAACTTAAATCTCGAGGCCGAGTTCGCCAAAAGAGGTCGTTTGTCGATAGACTTTGACACCCGCAATTTAAAAACGTGGCAGGCGATGGGCCTAAACTATAGCATGTACAAGAGCCTCATTGGCACACTGGTCCGCCACATCCCTCAGACCTACGACTGCTGGGACCATGTGCCT ACTCGGTTCAAATTGGACCACTTCATTCATATTCCTAACCCCGAGGATCCTATCAAACAGGGATTCAAGCTGTGTGTCGATAGGGACTGCTCAGTATCGGCTCTGAAAGAGCCAGTTCAAGAGTTCCCCAGTTGGAACAAGCTGTTCCCCAGAGGGTATGTCGCAGGAGGACTGGAGAGCTTTGTTGGGGTATTACCAGAGGGAGGACTGGGTCAAGAAGTCGGAGACAAACAGCACGAACAGGGGCAAGCACGTTCTTGCGGGGACCCATGGTCGTAA
- the LOC122593030 gene encoding uncharacterized protein LOC122593030 isoform X1: protein MVEDNMGLQSGALSKGKGKGPCRNLNLEAEFAKRGRLSIDFDTRNLKTWQAMGLNYSMYKSLIGTLVRHIPQTYDCWDHVPTRFKLDHFIHIPNPEDPIKQGFKLCVDRDCSVSALKEPVQEFPSWNKLFPRGYVAGGLESFVGVLPEGGLGQEVGDKQHEQGQARSCGDPWSLKITRTWTWWICSTLNIWLACKPESI, encoded by the exons ATGGTGGAGGATAACATGGGGCTGCAAAGCGGCG CCCTAAGCAAGGGAAAGGGGAAGGGGCCCTGCCGGAACTTAAATCTCGAGGCCGAGTTCGCCAAAAGAGGTCGTTTGTCGATAGACTTTGACACCCGCAATTTAAAAACGTGGCAGGCGATGGGCCTAAACTATAGCATGTACAAGAGCCTCATTGGCACACTGGTCCGCCACATCCCTCAGACCTACGACTGCTGGGACCATGTGCCT ACTCGGTTCAAATTGGACCACTTCATTCATATTCCTAACCCCGAGGATCCTATCAAACAGGGATTCAAGCTGTGTGTCGATAGGGACTGCTCAGTATCGGCTCTGAAAGAGCCAGTTCAAGAGTTCCCCAGTTGGAACAAGCTGTTCCCCAGAGGGTATGTCGCAGGAGGACTGGAGAGCTTTGTTGGGGTATTACCAGAGGGAGGACTGGGTCAAGAAGTCGGAGACAAACAGCACGAACAGGGGCAAGCACGTTCTTGCGGGGACCCATGGTC GTTGAAAATAACAAGGACGTGGACTTGGTGGATTTGTTCGACATTGAACATTTGGTTAGCTTGTAAACCTGAGTCAATTTAA